From Vairimorpha necatrix chromosome 9, complete sequence, one genomic window encodes:
- a CDS encoding putative SP-containing protein codes for MVLDLLFCIIFANCSLYFFVKHEDNHTCDVYVGVSSKADKIANYNFFIFTEVLNTWITNIKDDNLKSKFECTINKGLPLNLIDKKDYEKTRKLALETKEETYRSDFINSVRYYKAQFNIHDFKCFYFDVIFTEKENASISWAHSQIYYCENGIFFKKLDFWGKKSLDVSGKILDLFVKCPKFFFQENNIYNFDDVLSETSELETKILKDKNLNIGFIEQTTNEDLKDASRKCDFKLHSKNNNTRQQKNDDNFISDNVFIKQETNNVINLKNAKSYPYRYSSEYFTKFTSESVLGNFLYVIVLFYPAFLSGLYSTGI; via the coding sequence ATGGTTTTAGAtctattattttgtataatttttgcaaattgttcattatatttttttgtaaagcATGAGGATAATCATACTTGTGATGTATATGTCGGAGTTTCCTCGAAAGCTGATAAAATCGCcaattacaatttttttatctttacaGAAGTTTTAAATACCTGGATTACCAACATAAAAGATGATAAtctaaaaagtaaatttgAATGTACAATAAACAAAGGACTTCCtttgaatttaatagacaaaaaagattatgaaaaaacaaGGAAATTGGCACTTGAGACTAAAGAAGAAACCTACCGTagtgattttataaatagtGTTAGATATTATAAAGCTCAATTTAATATACATGATTTCAAAtgcttttattttgatgtGATTTTTACTGAAAAAGAAAACGCTTCCATATCATGGGCACATTCTCAAATATACTATTGTGAGAatggaatattttttaagaagTTAGATTTTTGGGGGAAAAAAAGTTTAGATGTAAGTGGAAAAATTCTAGATTTGTTTGTTAAATGTccgaaatttttttttcaagagAATAATATCTACAATTTTGATGATGTTTTATCCGAAACCAGCGAACtagaaacaaaaattttgaaagataaaaatttaaacattgGATTTATTGAACAAACAACGAACGAAGATTTGAAAGATGCAAGTAGAAAATGCGATTTTAAACTAcatagtaaaaataataatacaagacaacaaaaaaacgatgataattttatttcagataacgtttttattaaacaaGAAACAAATAACGTAATTAACCTTAAAAACGCTAAATCATATCCTTATAGGTATTCTTCGGAATATTTTACGAAATTTACTTCAGAAAGTGTATTAgggaattttttatatgtaattGTGTTATTTTATCCCGCATTTCTTTCAGGTTTATATAGTACTGgcatataa
- a CDS encoding ABC transporter, with product METNKNILKYENLIYEVKNKDKKIHTKYATIINGLSASIESGKLTAVMGASGCGKTHLFELLIGNLPADCKTSGKITYNEQEKDEKNWVKQIAFLPQDDIYYPDLTTYESIMYNLSFNSNTYKENVKIANEAIESACISNKKDAPIKTLSGGERKRAMIAITMANNPEILILDEPTTGLDSHSALKIVESLKKYAVYNNKIVIMTVHQPGDGMFSLFDDLLFLTRGGMFYSGPANEINRFLESNNIIPPSNMSHSEVLFILHSDPEESEFARKHESVVKDIVYRNAVKNQLPEPKVCNNKKMFFFDLNFRHALILVKHNFKLMLKSPDRLKNFILFFLLSLPTYGLTFLRIWLKSRKELKTIYEMLGKTGQFDFSEKFALSYALFTSEFALSVAFWTTFFSINMQDEVILKMELFTRQYSAMTYYLYNFLQKFLCSYIFLSISFLLLFIIDFNIGYSKEILCLSFPIIVISLFFTVASNLLLTSIPLGKKISYFFVLSNSCGIYYAHSIIIDWYRKKMCGLWDKLPYLLDLLLIFPNYCFDIYSMTRMRITMRNSKSKDFQNKIEVIKPYEKFLMEGSMIKETYAEDTPIIRTRNYENYYIFEMPVELKKDPKFALSLISFDITPNILLYFIIPLSLSVCVMLTLFMIKLKKVPNIRTKLMN from the coding sequence ATGGAAACCAACAAAAACATTCTGAAATATGAAAATCTTATCTAtgaagtaaaaaataaagataaaaaaattcatactAAGTACGCTACTATAATCAATGGATTATCTGCTTCAATAGAATCTGGAAAACTTACTGCGGTTATGGGGGCCAGTGGTTGTGGTAAAACACATTTGTTTGAATTGCTTATAGGGAATTTACCTGCTGACTGTAAGACATCAGGGAAAATAACCTACAACGAACAAGAAAAAGATGAGAAAAATTGGGTTAAACAGATAGCATTTCTTCCTCAGGATGATATCTATTATCCTGATTTGACCACTTATGAATCAATTATGTACAACCTCTCATTTAATTCGAATACCTATAAGGAAAATGTTAAGATAGCAAACGAAGCTATTGAAAGCGCATGCATTTCTAACAAAAAAGATGCTCCGATAAAAACCTTGTCTGGTGGTGAAAGGAAAAGAGCCATGATAGCTATTACAATGGCAAACAATCCTgagattttaatattagatGAACCAACAACTGGTCTTGATTCTCATAGTGCATTGAAAATTGTTGAGagtctaaaaaaatatgcagtttataataataaaatagttATAATGACAGTGCATCAACCAGGAGATGGTATGTTCAGTTTATTCgatgatttattatttttgactAGAGGTGGAATGTTTTATTCTGGACCAGCTAATGAAATTAATAGATTCTTAGaatcaaataatattattccGCCATCAAACATGTCACATTCAGAAGTGCTTTTCATTTTACATTCAGATCCCGAAGAATCTGAATTTGCAAGAAAACATGAAAGTGTTGTTAAGGACATCGTTTATAGAAATGCagtaaaaaatcaattgcCAGAACCCAAAGTATgtaataacaaaaaaatgttctTTTTTGATCTTAACTTTAGACATGCTCTAATATTGgtaaaacataattttaaattaatgcTGAAAAGTCCGGATAGAttgaagaattttattttattttttttactaagtTTGCCTACCTATGGATTGACGTTTCTTAGAATCTGGCTTAAAAGCCGCAAAGAATTAAAGACAATTTATGAAATGCTAGGAAAAACGGGGcaatttgatttttcagAAAAGTTTGCTCTATCTTACGCGTTGTTTACCAGTGAATTTGCTCTTTCCGTTGCTTTTTGGACaacattttttagtataaacATGCAAGATGAagttattttgaaaatggAATTATTTACAAGACAATATTCTGCAATGACGTACTATTTGTATAACTTTTTGCAGAAATTTTTGTGTTCTTACATTTTCCTGAGTATTAGTTTTctacttttatttattattgattttaatattggCTACtctaaagaaattttatgtttatcaTTTCCCATTATCGTgatatctttatttttcacGGTTGCAAGCAATTTATTGCTAACATCAATTCCTTTGGGCAAGAAGATTTCATATTTCTTTGTCTTAAGTAATTCATGTGGAATATATTATGCGCATTCTATAATAATCGATTGgtacagaaaaaaaatgtgtGGTCTATGGGACAAGTTACCTTATTTATTGGATTTGCTATTGATTTTCCCTAACTATTGTTTTGACATTTATTCTATGACTAGAATGCGTATAACAATGAGAAATTCTAAATCAAAAGAtttccaaaataaaattgaagtaATAAAGCcgtatgaaaaatttttgatggAGGGCTCTATGATTAAAGAAACTTACGCAGAAGACACTCCAATCATTAGAACTagaaattatgaaaattacTATATATTTGAGATGCCGGTCGAACTTAAAAAAGACCCTAAATTTGCTCTATCGTTAATTTCCTTTGATATTACaccaaatattttactatattttattattcccTTAAGTCTGTCTGTCTGCGTAATGTTGACattatttatgataaagttaaaaaaagtTCCTAACATTAGAACTAAACTTATGAACTAA
- a CDS encoding putative SP-containing protein — protein MFCKILLLFIFGCCQLTITLNYKENEVFCDLYIGISDEDYKFSEYKIFLSGDIKNQYAIKMSSYEVRNCIKNVSNLLPLEEVDMNDHEKIKKLANTFKDQNIYNNFINSFKYYKYKFNTRGFKYFCFEIVSFDKRNLILSWEHSQIFFFCNANISDKLDMQIKKNLATKDIFFDVFLENVDKFILLKDDDSNLEIQQKFGKTDIEAQLHDTKSNSNS, from the coding sequence ATGTTCTGTAAGATATTGttgctttttattttcgGATGTTGTCAATTAACAATTACCTTAAATTATAAGGAAAATGAAGTATTTTGTGATCTTTATATTGGTATTTCTGATgaagattataaattttcagaatataaaattttccttTCTGGTGATATAAAGAATCAATATGCCATTAAGATGTCCTCCTATGAGGTAAGaaattgtattaaaaatgttagTAATCTATTGCCACTAGAGGAAGTAGATATGAATGACCAtgagaaaataaaaaaattggcGAATACGTTTAAGGATCAAAATATCTAcaacaattttataaatagttttaagtattataaatacaaatttaatacaCGAGgttttaagtatttttgCTTTGAAATAGTTTCGTTTGATAAAAGAAATCTTATTCTTTCATGGGAGCATTCGCAAATATTCTTCTTTTGTAATGCTAATATTAGTGACAAACTTGATATGCAAATTAAGAAAAACTTGGCCACGAaggatatattttttgatgtatttttagaaaatgtCGACAAGTTTATTCTTTTGAAAGATGATGACTCAAACTTAGAAATTCAACAAAAGTTCGGAAAAACAGACATCGAAGCACAACTCCATGATACCAAATCGAATTCTAATTCATAg